The proteins below come from a single Sphingomicrobium sediminis genomic window:
- the nuoL gene encoding NADH-quinone oxidoreductase subunit L, which produces MDLSIKLIVFLPLLAAIIAGLGGRAIGKVPPKIVTTGALFIACALSWPIFIGFLSGANTATVVPVLDWINSGDMEIDWALRVDTLTAVMLVVVTTVSSLVHLYSWGYMEEDPSQPRFFAYLSLFTFAMLMLVTADSLVQMFFGWEGVGLASYLLIGFWYHKPSANAAAIKAFVVNRVGDFGFSLGIFAAFLVFGTVSIPAILDAAPTAVGTSIGFAGMSVDTLTLICILLFIGAMGKSAQLGLHTWLPDAMEGPTPVSALIHAATMVTAGVFMVCRLSPLFEAAPGAMELVTYVGAATALFAATVGLVQTDIKRVIAYSTCSQLGYMFFAAGVGAYGAAMFHLFTHAFFKALLFLGAGSVIHAMHHEQDMRYYGNLRKKIPITFWAMMLGTLAITGVGIPGSYFGFAGFFSKDAIIESAYAVGTEAGMFAFFIGLTAALMTSFYSWRLMFLTFWGKPRWIESEHIQHSVHKTPEQAGADKTGGYHPHESPWTMLVPLGVLSLGAVFAGYAFYYPFFGTEEGAAFWAGSLVHNEVLVEAAHNVPYLIKLSPAIMMLTGLFIAWNMYIRNPSLPAKLVANTGGLYSFLKNKWYFDELYDILFVKPSLAIGRFFWKRGDEQTIDRFGPHGAAKVVDWGNGLTAKLQSGYLYSYALVMLLGLIAAASWAFWWAN; this is translated from the coding sequence ATGGACCTTTCGATCAAGCTCATCGTCTTCCTGCCTTTGCTGGCAGCGATCATCGCGGGCCTTGGCGGCCGCGCGATCGGCAAGGTGCCGCCCAAGATCGTCACCACCGGTGCATTGTTCATCGCCTGCGCGCTCTCGTGGCCGATCTTCATCGGCTTCCTTTCGGGCGCCAACACGGCAACCGTCGTGCCGGTGCTCGACTGGATCAATTCGGGCGACATGGAGATCGACTGGGCGCTGCGCGTCGACACGCTGACCGCGGTCATGCTGGTCGTCGTCACGACCGTTTCAAGCCTCGTCCACCTCTATAGCTGGGGCTATATGGAGGAGGATCCCTCGCAGCCCAGGTTCTTCGCTTATCTGTCGCTCTTCACCTTCGCGATGCTTATGCTCGTGACTGCCGACAGCCTGGTGCAGATGTTCTTCGGTTGGGAAGGGGTGGGCCTCGCTTCCTACCTCCTCATCGGTTTCTGGTATCACAAGCCCAGCGCCAACGCCGCCGCGATCAAGGCCTTCGTCGTCAACCGCGTCGGCGATTTCGGCTTCAGTCTCGGTATCTTCGCGGCCTTCCTGGTGTTCGGGACGGTCAGCATTCCCGCCATCCTCGACGCCGCGCCCACCGCGGTCGGCACCTCGATCGGCTTTGCCGGCATGAGCGTCGATACGCTGACGCTGATCTGCATCCTTCTTTTCATCGGGGCGATGGGCAAATCGGCGCAGCTTGGCCTTCACACCTGGCTGCCGGACGCAATGGAAGGCCCGACGCCCGTGTCGGCGCTGATCCATGCCGCGACCATGGTCACGGCGGGCGTCTTCATGGTCTGCCGCCTCTCGCCGCTCTTCGAAGCAGCGCCCGGCGCGATGGAATTGGTCACTTACGTCGGTGCCGCTACGGCCTTGTTCGCCGCGACGGTCGGCCTCGTCCAGACCGACATCAAGCGCGTCATCGCCTATTCGACCTGTTCGCAGCTCGGCTACATGTTCTTCGCCGCGGGCGTCGGCGCCTATGGCGCGGCGATGTTCCACCTGTTCACGCACGCATTTTTCAAGGCGCTGCTCTTCCTTGGTGCCGGCTCGGTCATCCACGCCATGCATCACGAGCAGGACATGCGTTACTATGGCAATCTCAGGAAAAAGATCCCCATCACCTTCTGGGCGATGATGCTCGGTACGCTCGCCATTACCGGCGTCGGCATTCCGGGCAGCTATTTCGGCTTTGCCGGCTTCTTCTCGAAGGATGCGATCATCGAGAGCGCTTATGCGGTCGGCACCGAGGCGGGCATGTTCGCCTTCTTCATCGGCCTCACCGCGGCGCTGATGACCAGCTTCTACAGCTGGCGCCTGATGTTCCTCACCTTCTGGGGCAAGCCGCGCTGGATCGAGAGCGAACATATCCAGCACAGCGTCCACAAGACGCCCGAGCAAGCTGGCGCAGACAAGACGGGCGGCTATCATCCGCATGAAAGCCCGTGGACGATGCTCGTCCCGCTGGGCGTCCTGTCGCTGGGCGCGGTGTTTGCCGGTTATGCCTTCTACTATCCCTTCTTCGGGACCGAGGAAGGTGCCGCATTTTGGGCGGGCAGCCTCGTGCATAACGAAGTGCTGGTCGAGGCGGCGCACAACGTGCCGTACCTGATCAAGCTATCGCCCGCGATCATGATGCTGACCGGCCTGTTCATTGCCTGGAACATGTATATCCGCAATCCGTCGCTGCCGGCCAAGCTGGTTGCCAATACGGGCGGGCTGTACAGCTTCCTCAAGAACAAATGGTATTTCGACGAGCTGTACGACATCCTGTTCGTGAAGCCGTCGCTCGCCATCGGTCGCTTCTTCTGGAAGCGTGGTGACGAACAGACGATCGACCGTTTCGGCCCGCATGGCGCGGCCAAGGTCGTCGACTGGGGCAATGGCCTCACGGCAAAGCTCCAGTCCGGATATCTCTATAGCTATGCGTTGGTCATGCTGCTCGGCCTCATCGCCGCGGCAAGCTGGGCCTTCTGGTGGGCGAACTAA
- the nuoK gene encoding NADH-quinone oxidoreductase subunit NuoK, with protein sequence MIGLGHYLAVAAVLFTIGVLGIFLNRRNIILMLMAIELILLSVNINLVAFSAYLGDLTGQVFAMFVLTVAAAEAAIGLAILVIFFRRRGSIAVDDVNRMKG encoded by the coding sequence GTGATCGGTCTCGGACATTATCTCGCCGTCGCCGCGGTACTTTTCACCATCGGCGTGCTGGGCATCTTCCTCAATCGCCGCAACATCATCCTCATGCTGATGGCCATCGAGCTCATCCTCCTGTCGGTGAACATCAACCTCGTCGCGTTCAGCGCCTATCTGGGCGACCTGACGGGCCAGGTGTTCGCGATGTTCGTGCTGACCGTGGCTGCCGCCGAGGCTGCCATCGGTCTGGCTATCCTCGTCATCTTCTTCCGTCGCCGCGGCTCGATCGCGGTCGATGATGTCAACCGGATGAAGGGCTAA
- a CDS encoding NADH-quinone oxidoreductase subunit J: protein MIATLSFYLFATLAILSAILVVFARNPVHSVLWLIVTFFNAAGLMILLGAEFIAILVILVYVGAVAVLFLFIVMMLDIDFAALRSGFTQNLPFGILIALVLLSEMAIAVIAGRSGPVIAEAPPETGQSNIEAFGELLYSRFLVPFELSGLILLVALIGAVVLTHRSRGDQRPQKISKQVARDPKEAIQLKQPESGKGVEL from the coding sequence ATGATCGCAACCTTATCCTTCTACCTGTTCGCGACGCTCGCCATTCTCTCGGCGATCCTCGTCGTGTTCGCGCGCAACCCGGTGCACTCGGTGCTCTGGTTGATCGTGACCTTTTTCAATGCCGCGGGCCTGATGATCCTGCTGGGCGCGGAGTTCATCGCGATCCTCGTGATCCTCGTCTATGTGGGTGCGGTTGCGGTGCTGTTCCTGTTCATCGTCATGATGCTGGACATCGACTTTGCCGCGCTGCGCAGCGGGTTCACGCAGAATTTGCCCTTCGGCATCCTCATCGCGCTCGTTTTGCTGTCGGAAATGGCCATTGCTGTCATTGCCGGTCGCTCGGGCCCGGTCATCGCCGAGGCGCCGCCGGAAACCGGCCAGTCCAACATCGAAGCCTTTGGCGAGCTTCTGTACAGCCGCTTCCTCGTGCCGTTCGAACTGTCGGGCCTGATCCTGCTGGTCGCGCTGATCGGTGCGGTGGTGCTGACGCATCGCTCGCGCGGTGACCAGCGTCCGCAGAAGATCTCCAAGCAGGTCGCCCGCGATCCCAAGGAAGCGATCCAACTCAAGCAGCCGGAAAGCGGCAAGGGGGTCGAGCTGTGA
- the nuoI gene encoding NADH-quinone oxidoreductase subunit NuoI produces MIARALKAFSLWEFLGAHLLTLKYFFKPKATINYPYEKTPMSPRFRGEHALRRYPNGEERCIACKLCEAICPAQAITIEAEPRDDGSRRTTRYDIDMVKCIYCGLCQEACPVDAIVEGPNLEFATETREELLYDKAKLLENGDKWEQAIAANLAADAAYR; encoded by the coding sequence ATGATTGCGCGTGCGCTGAAAGCCTTTTCGCTGTGGGAATTTTTGGGGGCGCACCTGCTGACCCTCAAATATTTCTTCAAGCCCAAGGCGACCATCAACTATCCGTACGAGAAGACGCCGATGAGCCCGCGCTTTCGCGGTGAGCATGCGCTGCGTCGCTATCCAAACGGGGAAGAGCGCTGCATTGCGTGCAAGCTGTGCGAGGCAATCTGCCCGGCGCAGGCCATCACCATCGAGGCCGAACCGCGCGATGACGGCTCGCGCCGCACGACGCGCTACGACATCGACATGGTGAAGTGCATCTATTGCGGGCTGTGCCAGGAGGCCTGCCCGGTCGATGCCATCGTCGAAGGGCCCAACCTCGAATTTGCGACCGAAACGCGCGAGGAACTGCTCTACGACAAGGCCAAGCTTCTCGAGAATGGCGACAAGTGGGAACAGGCGATTGCCGCCAACCTTGCCGCCGATGCAGCCTATCGCTAA
- the nuoH gene encoding NADH-quinone oxidoreductase subunit NuoH, which translates to MTAFFQNLGMSDGWAWFFAHLSGILLIAFPLMFAVAMVIYAERKLWAAMALRKGPNVVGPFGLLQSFADGIKVFLKETIIPSSANKALFLIAPIITFTIALLVWAVVPFDVGVVLADLNIGLLYILAIGSIGVYGVIIAGWASNSKYPFFSALRAAAQMVSYEVSLGFVIIGVVLWAGTFNLTEIVLAQQGLVLGFLNGFGFSPILFPMAVVFLISSMAETFRTPFDLVEAESELVAGHQTEYSSMSFALFWLGEYANVLLMCALNALLFWGGFLPPIDWAPLYAIPGILWLFLKIGIFFFIFGWVKATVPRYRYDQLMRLGWKIFLPLSIFFVVLVSGWLMLTRYEGGML; encoded by the coding sequence ATGACCGCTTTCTTCCAGAATCTGGGCATGAGCGATGGCTGGGCGTGGTTTTTCGCGCACCTGTCGGGCATCCTGCTCATCGCTTTCCCGCTGATGTTCGCGGTGGCGATGGTCATCTACGCCGAGCGCAAGCTCTGGGCGGCGATGGCGCTGCGCAAGGGGCCTAACGTGGTCGGTCCGTTCGGGCTGCTGCAAAGCTTCGCCGACGGCATCAAGGTCTTCCTCAAGGAAACCATTATCCCATCGAGCGCAAACAAGGCGCTCTTCCTCATCGCGCCGATCATCACTTTCACGATCGCGCTGTTGGTCTGGGCGGTGGTGCCGTTCGATGTCGGCGTCGTGCTCGCCGATCTCAATATCGGCCTGCTCTACATTCTCGCGATCGGGTCGATCGGCGTCTACGGCGTGATCATTGCGGGCTGGGCGTCCAACTCCAAATATCCCTTCTTCTCCGCGCTTCGCGCCGCCGCGCAGATGGTGAGCTACGAGGTCAGCCTCGGCTTTGTCATCATCGGCGTCGTGCTGTGGGCCGGCACCTTCAACCTCACCGAGATCGTGCTGGCGCAGCAGGGTCTCGTGCTCGGCTTCCTGAACGGCTTCGGCTTCAGCCCGATCCTGTTCCCGATGGCGGTGGTCTTCCTCATCAGCTCGATGGCCGAGACGTTCCGTACGCCGTTCGACCTCGTTGAAGCGGAAAGCGAACTCGTCGCGGGTCACCAGACGGAATATAGCTCGATGAGCTTCGCGCTCTTCTGGCTCGGCGAATATGCCAACGTGCTTTTGATGTGCGCGCTGAATGCGCTGCTCTTCTGGGGCGGGTTCCTGCCGCCGATCGACTGGGCGCCGCTCTATGCGATCCCGGGCATCCTCTGGCTCTTCCTCAAGATCGGGATCTTCTTCTTCATTTTCGGGTGGGTGAAGGCGACCGTGCCGCGCTATCGCTACGACCAGCTGATGCGGCTCGGGTGGAAGATCTTCCTGCCGCTCTCGATTTTCTTCGTCGTTCTCGTCTCGGGCTGGCTCATGCTGACCCGCTATGAGGGAGGCATGCTGTGA